From Blastochloris viridis, one genomic window encodes:
- a CDS encoding NYN domain-containing protein yields the protein MSASTEKFALFIDGANLYATAKALGFDIDYKRLLKEFQSRGYLMRAFYYTALIEDQEYSSIRPLLDWLDYNGYTVVTKPTKEFVDQSGRRKVKGNMDIELAVDAMELAEHIDQMVLFSGDGDFRSLVEAVQRRGVRVSVVSTVSTQPPMVADELRRQADEFVDLASLASKIGRDPAERVSRQSEHTPNFLRRPTSTTAIDDTD from the coding sequence ATGAGCGCTTCTACTGAAAAATTTGCTCTTTTCATTGACGGTGCCAATCTTTACGCTACCGCAAAGGCGCTCGGTTTCGACATTGATTACAAGCGCCTGCTGAAGGAATTCCAGAGCCGCGGCTATTTGATGCGGGCATTCTATTACACCGCTCTGATCGAGGACCAGGAGTATTCCTCGATCCGCCCGCTGCTCGATTGGCTCGACTATAACGGTTACACGGTGGTGACCAAGCCGACCAAGGAGTTCGTCGACCAGTCCGGCCGCCGCAAGGTCAAAGGTAACATGGACATCGAACTCGCGGTCGATGCCATGGAGCTGGCCGAGCACATCGACCAGATGGTGCTGTTCTCCGGCGACGGCGATTTTCGCTCATTGGTGGAAGCGGTTCAGCGGCGCGGCGTGCGCGTTTCGGTTGTTTCGACAGTCTCGACGCAGCCCCCGATGGTGGCCGACGAGTTGCGCCGTCAGGCCGACGAGTTCGTCGACCTCGCCAGCCTTGCCTCGAAGATCGGACGCGACCCGGCCGAGCGGGTGTCGCGCCAGTCCGAGCACACTCCGAACTTCCTGCGCCGGCCGACCTCAACCACAGCAATCGACGACACCGATTGA
- the rpoZ gene encoding DNA-directed RNA polymerase subunit omega gives MARVTVEDCIDKVENRFELVLLASHRARMVSAGAPILVDRDNDKNPVVALREIADEQITPADLKEELIHSLQKFTEVDEPESEAVPLIAGSGGEESDDSDIAMDRMTEEELLRGLEGLVPPQNNDDDERE, from the coding sequence ATGGCTCGCGTCACCGTCGAGGACTGCATCGACAAGGTCGAGAACCGCTTCGAGCTGGTCCTGCTCGCAAGCCACCGCGCCCGCATGGTTTCCGCCGGCGCCCCCATCCTGGTCGATCGTGACAACGACAAGAATCCGGTGGTGGCGCTGCGCGAGATCGCTGACGAGCAGATCACGCCGGCGGATCTGAAGGAAGAGCTGATCCACTCGCTGCAGAAGTTCACCGAGGTCGACGAGCCCGAGTCCGAAGCGGTGCCGCTGATCGCGGGGTCGGGCGGCGAGGAGTCCGACGACAGCGACATCGCCATGGACCGCATGACCGAGGAAGAGCTGCTGCGCGGCCTGGAAGGGCTCGTCCCGCCGCAGAACAACGACGACGACGAGCGGGAGTGA